One Zeugodacus cucurbitae isolate PBARC_wt_2022May chromosome 3, idZeuCucr1.2, whole genome shotgun sequence genomic region harbors:
- the LOC105212895 gene encoding uncharacterized protein LOC105212895 isoform X2, with amino-acid sequence MDLKALLLNSISSKQPLLLNRRMHIGKCCYSVTFEVDGKMLNVIRIRQVYTKAPFQMRVQRRQRFLQKLKSCSSLSVNSDLKPKDSPTRTIIPQFADCSTQTSKPQMRSRSTETEVHTLPVHREQQTSRRVLRKQSTQTDPNTLCHGVQTEHRILARATQTNESCAEATPTQTEYYCYNNQVQTEPIEDDISAEHEKEAVVFMLNEIGEMIINQNHLLQNNTTMLSQMSEMALLNKVAAQKKNMRKNTNFSVLLESMVDYVIHPCRRSQCRLTKEINGRKPFIP; translated from the exons ATGGACCTGAAAGCTCTTTTATTGAATTCCATTTCGAGTAAACAACCTCTACTGCTTAATAGACGCATGCATATCGGGAAATGCTG TTACTCAGTCACCTTTGAGGTTGATGGCAAAATGTTAAACGTTATACGCATAAGACAAGTCTACACTAAGGCTCCGTTTCAAATGCGTGTGCAACGACGTCAACGATTCCTGCAGAAACTGAAAAGCTGCTCTTCGCTTAGCGTCAATTCCGACCTAAAGCCGAAAGATTCACCAACACGTACAATCATTCCGCAATTTGCCGATTGCTCAACCCAAACATCGAAACCGCAAATGCGCAGTCGCTCAACCGAGACGGAAGTTCACACACTTCCGGTACATCGCGAACAGCAGACCAGTCGTCGTGTGTTGCGCAAGCAAAGCACCCAAACCGACCCGAATACTTTGTGTCATGGCGTACAAACCGAGCATAGAATATTGGCACGAGCGACCCAGACTAACGAAAGTTGCGCCGAAGCGACACCAACTCAAACCGAATACTATTGCTATAACAATCAGGTGCAAACCGAACCGATCGAGGATGACATAAGTGCCGAGCACGAAAAGGAGGCGGTTGTATTTATGTTAAACGAAATCGGCGAAATGATTATCAATCAGAATCATTTGCTGCAGAACAATACTACAATGTTGAGTCAGATGTCGGAGATGGCGCTTTTGAATAAGGTGGCAGCACAGAAAAA AAACATgagaaaaaacacaaatttcagCGTTTTACTCGAAAGCATGGTAGATTACGTTATACACCCATGCCGTCGAAGTCAGTGCCGGTTGACAAAAG AAATCAATGGGCGCAAACCATTTATCCCATAG
- the LOC105212895 gene encoding uncharacterized protein LOC105212895 isoform X1 encodes MDLKALLLNSISSKQPLLLNRRMHIGKCCYSVTFEVDGKMLNVIRIRQVYTKAPFQMRVQRRQRFLQKLKSCSSLSVNSDLKPKDSPTRTIIPQFADCSTQTSKPQMRSRSTETEVHTLPVHREQQTSRRVLRKQSTQTDPNTLCHGVQTEHRILARATQTNESCAEATPTQTEYYCYNNQVQTEPIEDDISAEHEKEAVVFMLNEIGEMIINQNHLLQNNTTMLSQMSEMALLNKVAAQKKNSQKHEKKHKFQRFTRKHGRLRYTPMPSKSVPVDKRNQWAQTIYPIGLSTKTTQTRQEIQRRKRFSLFCFKL; translated from the exons ATGGACCTGAAAGCTCTTTTATTGAATTCCATTTCGAGTAAACAACCTCTACTGCTTAATAGACGCATGCATATCGGGAAATGCTG TTACTCAGTCACCTTTGAGGTTGATGGCAAAATGTTAAACGTTATACGCATAAGACAAGTCTACACTAAGGCTCCGTTTCAAATGCGTGTGCAACGACGTCAACGATTCCTGCAGAAACTGAAAAGCTGCTCTTCGCTTAGCGTCAATTCCGACCTAAAGCCGAAAGATTCACCAACACGTACAATCATTCCGCAATTTGCCGATTGCTCAACCCAAACATCGAAACCGCAAATGCGCAGTCGCTCAACCGAGACGGAAGTTCACACACTTCCGGTACATCGCGAACAGCAGACCAGTCGTCGTGTGTTGCGCAAGCAAAGCACCCAAACCGACCCGAATACTTTGTGTCATGGCGTACAAACCGAGCATAGAATATTGGCACGAGCGACCCAGACTAACGAAAGTTGCGCCGAAGCGACACCAACTCAAACCGAATACTATTGCTATAACAATCAGGTGCAAACCGAACCGATCGAGGATGACATAAGTGCCGAGCACGAAAAGGAGGCGGTTGTATTTATGTTAAACGAAATCGGCGAAATGATTATCAATCAGAATCATTTGCTGCAGAACAATACTACAATGTTGAGTCAGATGTCGGAGATGGCGCTTTTGAATAAGGTGGCAGCACAGAAAAA AAACTCCCAGAAACATgagaaaaaacacaaatttcagCGTTTTACTCGAAAGCATGGTAGATTACGTTATACACCCATGCCGTCGAAGTCAGTGCCGGTTGACAAAAG AAATCAATGGGCGCAAACCATTTATCCCATAGGCCTCTCCACAAAAACGACACAAACGCGTCAAGAAATCCAGAGACGCAAACGTTTCAGtctcttttgttttaaattatga